In the genome of Eschrichtius robustus isolate mEscRob2 chromosome 2, mEscRob2.pri, whole genome shotgun sequence, the window aaagagagagagagagagagcaataacaaagtaaaaaataaaattagagtaggaaactaacagatatgttagaaagaatataaaaataaaaatatagatgaatcaacaactggaaggtacaacagtaccacaatagtaaaaaagaggaggagggaagagagaaaaaaaaaaaaagaagaggaaaaaaaagggggtgaaaggccttggctgtggagggcaggtGCTAAGAAAGGGCGAGGTTTGTgtggtgggcggggcctatgcttaggacccacagggctggaaaaggcctggGGGCTGTAGGGGGTGAGACTtgggctcaaggaacagaaggggcccaggtgtgccccTCACCCCTTTtctcagagggtgggggacctcatctgggagcccagcaggcttcctgggctcgagtgggcggGGCCAATGCCTTCATCACCTCTCCTGCTTCTCCTGCTTCTCCTGCCTtggagggcccctcccagctgcctctcctgttctccccttgGCCTCCTTCCTATGTCCCCGGGACCAATGCAGCCGGGGGGGCGGGGTGtgccttggagggcaggggactggcctggaactcagcaggctccctgtgcccgagtgggcggggcaaatgcccttctctcctgctcctcccagggggcccctcccccctacctgtcctgatctccctggcctctggGGTGCTgatcttgtctggcctccacttctcctcccctgtCTGACCCCCCACATCCTACTGgctcacttgggggttcctcccatctccttgggcatcagggtcccccaccagtggccggcaggtgccctagtttTGGGCAGACGCTAAATCCCAtcttcttattttattctattctattctattttattttattttattttattttgacctttggaatttttttataaatgtaattttttattttatttttttatatagcaggttcttattagttatctatcttatacatattagtgtatatatgtcaaccccaatctcctaattcaacccaccaccacccttctgcccccgctttccccccttggtgtccatacatttgttctctacatctgtgtctctatttctgccttgcaaaccagttcatctgcactatttttctagattccacatatatgagttaatatacatttgtttttctctttcaaggcACATGTTTTTAATTGTCCTCTTTCAATCCCCTTCTTTATTCCCAAGATGGTTTTTGCTTCTGGTCTAGAAAACACACATTTGATTGTCTTGTCATTCCATCTTTTCCATCAGATTCATCAACAATATggaacagagaaataaaacacGTGTTCCAGATTTTCTTCTTATGGAAGTGACAGAGGATCCAGAGTTGTGTTCCCTCCTTTTCAGCCTGTTCCTTTCCATGTACCTGGTCACCGTCCTGGGAAACCTGCTTATCATTCTGGCTGTCAGCTCTGACTCCCAACTCCACACTCCCATGTACTTCTTTCTCTCTAATATGTCTATTAACGATATCTGTTTAAGCACAACCACTATCCCAAAGATGCTACTGAACATCCAAACACAGAATCAAAGCATCACTTACACAAGCTGCCTTACAcagatcttctttgtcctggTGTTTGTTAGTTTGGAAAGTTGTCTTCTTGCAGTAATGGCCTATGATCGCTATGTGGCCATTTGTCATCCACTGAGATACACGCTCATCATGAACTCCCACCTCTGTGGTCTGCTAATACTACTCTCCCTGTTCATTCTTATTGTGGATGCCCTGCTTCACAGTCTGATGCTGTTGCAGCTGACCTTCTGCACAGATCTGGAAATCTCCCTCTTCTTCTGTGAAGTTGTTCAGGTCATCAAGCTTGCATGTTCTGATACCCTCATCAATAACATCCTGAAATATTTGGCAACTAGCATATTTGGTGGTATTCCTGTGTGTGGAATCATTTTCTCTTATACTCAAATAATGTCCTCTGTTTTGAGAATGCCATCAGTGGGTAGCAAGTATAAAGCTTTTTCCACCTGTGGCTCTCACCTCTCAGTTGTGTCCTTATTCTTTGGGACAGGTTTTGGAGTGTACATTAGTTCTGCTCTTACTAACTCTTCCAGAAACACTGCAGTGCTTTCAATGATGTACACTGTTGTCCCTCAAATGATGAACCCCTTCATCTATAGCCTGAGGAACAGGAACATGAAAGGAGCCTTGAGGAAACTCATCATTAGGACTCCTTCTCTTCTGTGATTGTGTCTTCTGCTTTGTACTGGGATTACTAGAATGAATCAAAGTGACAAAAGTGCTGAGTGAAAATCTGAAAATCAGAAAATCTGACTCGTACCACCAGCTTATTCTAAAATGGCTAGATAATATAATGGGTACGTGAATTTTAACTTGAGGTTGAAACCTAACTTGCTGTTTTTACTGCTCAGTGATGTTTCAAAATGAGTTCCATTCCCTAATCTTGGTTTTCTTAGTGCATCCCTTAAGTTGATAGAGGCAAGGGTTATACTGATAATGTTCGAACatcagaagaaaagtgaaaattgttGGCTATGTCAGGGAGAGGATTGAAATAAATCTGTGGCCATAAGAGCCTTGATTCTGCCTGATCTCATGGTTGGGGCCATGTGAATTGCACCCCAGGGTCTACTGTGAGATGTGGGGAGAGCTGCAAATTCCTTGCAAATTCCAATTTGGTAATTCCTGACACCCATCATGGATAAACTGTATCTTTGCAGGGCAACATCAGCATCCACTACACTCAGTTTTATGATCCCTGAATTTGCTATATGTTTTTATCTCAGTGGTTTGAGATGACTGCAAGACATTTGATCTTGATCAGTGAGGAAGCTTTCATTTTTACTAAGATAAAGTAACCGTGATGATAATATGCCAAAACAATGTTATCTTCCATTACAAAGACTTCAGAAATGGGAAATGTAGAACAAAATTCATTTACTCCTCCATGTGGTATCTTTATCCTGGGCGCTGGTTCCCCTCATGGACCCAGATGGCAGCAACAGATGGAGTCATCCGAAATATATACACTTCACTCTCTTCACCATGAATAGGATCATATGCCCCATCTGAATCTCATCCTCGGTGTGGAGAAAATGTTTATTATGAGAGCCTAAGACTGACTATATGCACTGCAATTCTTGCTGGGAATTCCACCCCCATAAGCATTACAAACACCTCATACAGTGTCTGACAtctagtaagtactcaataaaattAACTAGTATCACTGTGTTCCATACCTTGCCTATAATCATAACTTGTAATTACAAGTCTCACATATTTTTTGCCACTTGCTTCAGTAATTAGATTAGTTTTCTTTCGTGTTGTATTTATCAACTTCTTTTTCTGATCTGtgtaatacaataaaataaataatgtttatgcAGTCAGGGCAAAGATACATAATCTTCTCCTGGTCTCTTATTTGCTGAAACTTTCTTATTGGCTTATTCTTACAAATAAGAATTTTCACTTTTGTCCTGAGTCATCTTATCTTGCTATGATTCTTATTCATCTCTGGGGAAGTCCACAAAGAGAAACACCACTGAATAAAATTAATTGTATCATTGATGTCTTAGAAGATTGTCCGCACTTCTAGGGCTCTCATGCAAGACTTTTTAAAGTGTCTTTATAAGGAAAGTTATTCTTTGGAGGACTACTTTACTGTGAGAAAGAGATATTTAATgtaagacagaaaaaggaaatttagCAATATTAGGTAAATCACATTTGTCATATTCACAAAAATGTAAAGTCATCAGTCAGAATGATCTCTGTGGGTATTGAGGTGACAGTCCCAAAGGAGAATCAAAGGAGTTGCTGGAGAGCCTTCTGGTTGTCATTGGAGGTTAATAGTGGTTGTTTTATTTTCAGCACCACAACTGGGAAACAGCTCCTGCCTGGGAATTCTGGTACCATCTAGTGCAGAGCTTCCTGCGTTGATGTTTACAGATTTTAATCTCATGAGGCCTTTGCACATAGGACAGGTTTCCAAACCTCACCCAAGAACTACTGACTTTGAATCTCTATGGAGACATGTgagaaatgaacatttttaataagtactttggggcattctgatgacctATGAAGTCAAGATGCATGACttcaatattaaaagaatatgGGAGAATTTGTTTATAATTAGGAATATGGAAGGGTCTTTCCTCAATTTTACTCGTTAAAGTATCATATACAAAGTAGTGCTTAAACTCTATGTGTAGTTCTGCAAGAATAACATAATAAAAACACATATATCTATCCAGGGGTTAAAAATAGAgcaatgctgggcttccctggtggcgcagtggttgagaatctgcctaccaatgcagggcacacgggttcgagccctggtctgggaggatcccacatgccgcggagcaactaggcccgtgagccacaattactgagcctgcgcgtctggagcctgtgctccgcaacaggagaggccgcgatagtgagaggcccgcgcaccgcgatgaagagtggcccccacttgccacaactagagaaagccctcgcacagaaacgaagacccaacacagccataaaataaataaataaaaataaataaaataaacccaaagtttaaaaaaaaaaaaaaatacagcaatgCCATCACCGTAGAACCCATCTAACAGGTCTCCCACTCATATCACTCTGTCCCTTCAAGTGGCAAACATTCTCCTGAATTGTGTACTTATCATGTCTTTGAAGttcttcttttagttttactTCTATGAAAACTTTTATGTGCTGGTCTTTTTATGGGCTCTATCTTCTCATCAACAGGTCTTGTATTTTCCCCTGTATCAATTTAATAGCTCAATTATTGTAGGATAACTTTCAGCTAAAAATAGGTTTACTGTGGCAACAAAGAAGTCCCAATATTTATCAATTACAATTACAAAATACACTGTAATACAATTTGATGGTTTTTCTGATTAACTCATAGTTTACTGTAACAATATAGTTAACCAATGACAATAATTTCAGTAAATTGACCATAATGTGGGAAAAATATATCAAATCCAGTACCTTGAGAGTGGGAAAAGTTGATAGCAATGTTttataaaaagagtaaaatgtggtgggaggaattgggagaccaGGGTTgtcacatatacattattgacactatgtataaaatagactactaatgggaacatactgtagagcacagggaactgtacctaatgcactgtggtaacctagatgtgagggaagtccaaaagggaggggatatctgtatgtgtatggctgattccttttgttgtgcagtggaggctaacacaacattgtaaagcaaccatactctaataaaaattaatttaaaaaagagtaaaatgcgTGTCACATATTTAGTCtaactttttattgtggtaaaatatatataacataatattttcaattttcataatttttaagtgcacaatttgTTGGCAAATTCACAATGTTGGGCAACCATTGCCTCCATCAGTTTCCACAACTTCATGATCAAATAGAAAAAATGTAGCCATTTAGCAATAACTCCTCATTCGAATGCCACACCTCAGCCCCTGACAACCTTTAGTCTACTTTCTGTTTGTATGATTTTTCCTATTCTatttcacataagtggaatcataaaatatatgttcttttgtgtctggcttatttcactcagcattgtgtgtgtttttaaggttcagccatgctgtagcatgtttcagaacttcattcctttttatggctgaataatattccattgtatatatatatatacacacaccacattttgtttatccatttattgtcttttttgtgGTGTGGGAAGTatatcattttatcttttatagttaatttttattggagtatagttatcCATTTATTGTTGATGAACATGGTTTTTTCCCAcattttggccattgtgaataatactgctatgaacgttgatgtacaagtatctgtttttATCCCTGTTTTAAATTCTTTGGTTATCTACCTAGGAGTGAACATGCTGGGTCTTAAGGTAATTCTCTGCTTaacttttgaagaactgccaaaatgcattcagttttgtattttaaaagtatatgtgctcttatatacaatggaatactacttagccataaaaaagaatgaaatagcgccatttgcagcaacatggatgcaactagagatgatcatactaagtgaagtaaatcagaaatagaaagacaaataccatatgatatcatttatatgtgcaatctaaaatatggcacctaTCTATGAagctatctatgaaacagaaacagactcacagacatagagaacagacttgtggttaccaagggggaggtggggtgggggagggatggactgggagtttgggattagcagatgcaaactattaaatatagactatacaaacaacaagatcctactgtataacacagggaactatattcaatatcctgggactaaccataatggaaaagaatattaaaaataatgtataatatatatgtgtataactgagtcactttgcagtacagcagaaattaaaacattgtaaatcagctatacttcaataaaaaagaaaaataaataaataataccatTACATAAT includes:
- the LOC137758778 gene encoding olfactory receptor 7G1-like; the encoded protein is MEQRNKTRVPDFLLMEVTEDPELCSLLFSLFLSMYLVTVLGNLLIILAVSSDSQLHTPMYFFLSNMSINDICLSTTTIPKMLLNIQTQNQSITYTSCLTQIFFVLVFVSLESCLLAVMAYDRYVAICHPLRYTLIMNSHLCGLLILLSLFILIVDALLHSLMLLQLTFCTDLEISLFFCEVVQVIKLACSDTLINNILKYLATSIFGGIPVCGIIFSYTQIMSSVLRMPSVGSKYKAFSTCGSHLSVVSLFFGTGFGVYISSALTNSSRNTAVLSMMYTVVPQMMNPFIYSLRNRNMKGALRKLIIRTPSLL